The proteins below are encoded in one region of Dama dama isolate Ldn47 chromosome 21, ASM3311817v1, whole genome shotgun sequence:
- the LOC133042791 gene encoding cytochrome b-c1 complex subunit 7: MAGRPAVSASSRWLEGIRKWYYNAAGFNKLGLMRDDTIHENDDVKEAIRRLPENLYNDRVFRIKRALDLSMRQQILPKEQWTKYEEDKFYLEPYLKEVIRERKEREEWAKK, translated from the exons tttcagcatcaagcAGGTGGCTGGAGGGTATTCGAAAATGGTATTACAACGCTGCCGGGTTCAATAAACTGG GCTTAATGCGAGATGACACAATACATGAGAATGACGATGTAAAAGAAGCCATAAGAAGGCTTCCTGAGAACCTGTATAACGACAGAGTGTTTCGCATTAAGAGAGCACTGGACCTCAGCATGAGGCAGCAGATCCTGCCTAAAGAGCAGtggacaaaatatgaggag gATAAATTCTACCTTGAACCATATCTGAAAGAGGTTATtcgggaaagaaaagagagagaagaatgggcAAAGAAATAA